One Butyricicoccus intestinisimiae genomic window, CGCAGCCTGAAGCCGGGCGATGTAGTCACCATTCCGGCAGAAATCAAGCACTGGCACGGCGCAAAGGCGGACAGCTGGTTCAGCCATCTGGCAGTGGAATGCCCCGGAGAAAATACATCGAATGAATGGCTGGAGGCAGTCACAGACGAGATCTATAATCAGCTGGAAGCATGACTTGTTTTTTGTTGGCAGGTTCTTCATTTTGTGCTATACTGCGTATGACATTACAGAAATGAGGAATGCATCATGAAACAGGGCGCAATTTTTGATATGGATGGTTTGCTGTTCGACACGGAACGGATGTATCGGGATAGCTGGAAGCAATCTGCGCAGCAGTTTGGCTTGGTACACAATCCGGATTTTCCGCGGGCAGTATGCGGCTCCAGCGGCGCGCACATGCGAGAGATTATTTTACAATATTATCCGCAGGTAGACGCAAAGGCATTTGCGGATGACTGCATTTTGCGCGTGGAACGAGAGCTTGAGACGCACGTACCGGAAAAGACCGGTGTTCGGGACATTTTGCAGTATTTCAAACAGCACGGTGTCCGTGTTGCCGTTGCAAGCAGCTCCAAGCGGGCGACCGTGCTGCATAATTTGAAGCAGGCGGACATTCTTTCCTATTTTGACGCCGTTGTCAGCGGAGATCAAGTGACGCACGGCAAACCGGCGCCGGATATCTTTCTGTTCGCCGCGCAGCAGATTGGATGCGAACCGGAAAATTGCTATGTTTTTGAGGACGGCACAAACGGCATTCGGGCGGGCGCGGCTGCCGGATGCACGACCATTATGATTCCGGATTTGACACCGCCGAATGAACAGTTGGAACAGCTGTGTGCCGGCATTTATCCGAGCTTGTCGGACGCCATGAACGCGATTGCGGACAACGAGATATAAGCTGTCACGAGTGAGGGCATCGGTTTACGAACCGATGCCCTTTTTGTGCAAAAAAATTGGCTTTCGCAGGATGTAAGAGAAATCACACATTTTTTTTCGTGCAGTGCAGCGGGCATATAAAGCAAGAATACACAAAAATATAAATGCCTGACAGGAAAACGGAGAAAAAGAAAGCAAGGATCTATAAAAAATTGGTTCAGTTTGTTCGAAATGTGAAAAAACAAGAAGTTGAAAGAATAATTTTGGACAAAATGATAGACTAAAGCCAACAAAAACAGAAACATCAAAATTAAGGAAATACGATGAAATAAGGAGAGATCAAGCATGGATTGGAGAACGTATTATAAAGAACATACGATGAAACCGGAAGATGCTGTATCCGTAATCAAGGACGGTGACCGCGTTGTATTTGGGCACGCAGTCGGAGAACCGATTATCTTTCAGCGTACCATGGCGCAGATGGCACAGCAGTTTCACAATGTCGAAGTAGCGCACATGGTATATCTTGGCTCCGGCGAATATTTACAGCCGGGCATGGAGGATCATTTCCGTCACAATGCGCTGTTTGTAGGCGGTCCTGCCCGCAAGGCCATCGCAGAAAACCGCGCAGATTATACGCCGGCATTCTTTTCCGATGTGCCGCACATGTTCCGCAACGGTGAACTGCCGGTAGATGTGTTTGCATTTACCTGCTCGCCTCCGGACGAGCGCGGATATGTGTCCATCGGTCTGTCGTGTGACTACGGCTGGCAGGCTGCAAAATCCGCAAAGACGGTCATTGCAGAGGTCAACCCGAATATGCCGCGCACATTTGGCGAGAGTTTTATTCATGTCACAGATATTGACGGATTTTTGCTGTCTTGGGAGCCGCTGCCGGAGGCAAAGCCGCCGCGCATCACGGAAGAAGACAAGAAAATCGGCAAGTACATTGCGGACTTGGTGCACGATGGCGATTGTCTCCAGCTGGGCATTGGCGCCGTGCCGGATGCCGTTTGCTCCTTCCTCGGCGATAAGAAGAATCTGGGTCTGCATTCCGAGATGTTCTCGGACGGTGTGCTGCCGCTGTTTGAAAAAGGCGTTATCAATGGTTCGTGCAAGCAGCGCGATGTTGGACGCGCCTGCGTGACCTTCTTGATGGGCAGCCGCAAGCTGTATGATTTTGTCAACAACAATCCAATGATTCAGATGATGCCGGTTGATGTCTGCAACAATCCGGCGATTATTTCGCAGAATGACAACGTGGTTTCCATCAATTCTTGTGTACAGGTCGACCTGCAGGGTCAGGTTTGTGCAGAGGCAATTGGATTGAAGCAGATTTCCGGTATTGGCGGTCAGATGGACTTTGTGCGCGGTGCAAATCTGTCAAAGGGCGGCCGTTCCATTATCGCGCTGCACTCCACAACAAAGGACGAATCGGAATCCAAGATTGTCACAACGATTACGACAGGCGGTCCGGTTACAACCAGCCGCTGTGACGTCAATTACATCGTGACGGAATACGGCGTTGCACAGCTGCGCGGACAGACGCTGCGCGAGCGAGCAAAACGCCTGATTGCCATTGCACATCCGAAATTCCGTGCAGAGCTGGCAGAAGAGTATGCAAAGCGCTTCGGCGAAACGCTGGAAGTGTAAAACATAAATACGATAGTAAAGAGCAGAAAGAAGGAATTTATTATGATGACCAAAGAACAGTACATCGAATCTCTGCGCAAGCTGCACCTGAAGCTGTATCGCTTCGGCAAGCGAGTAGAAAACGTGGTAGACGATCCGATCGTTCGTCCGTCCCTGAATTCGTTTGCAACAACTTATGAGCTGGCAGAGGATCCGCAGTACGAAGATCTGATGACAGCAACTTCTAATCTGACAGGCAAGAAGGTAAACCGCTTTACCCATCTGCATCAGTCCACTGATGATCTGATTAAGAAGGTAAAGATGCAGCGTCTGCTTGGTCAGAAGACCGCAGCTTGTTTCCAGCGCTGTGTAGGTATGGATGCAGCAAACGCTGTTTACTCCACTACATATGAGACCGATGAGGCATGTGGCACCAAGTATCACGAAAACTTTAAGAAGTTCTGGACGATGGTTCAGGATGAAGATTTGGCAGTAGACGGCGCAATGACCGACGTTAAGGGTGACCGCGGACTGTCTCCGTCCAAGCAGGCTGATCCGGATCTGTTCCTGCATGTTGTAGAGCGCACGCCGGACGGCGTATATGTAACCGGCGCTAAGGCACATCAGACCGGTTACCTGAACAGCCATTATGTTCTGGTTATGCCGACCATTTCGATGCGCGAGGGTGATGAGGATTACGCTGTTTCGTTTGCCTGCCCGACAGATGCAGAAGGCATCACACTGATTCTGGGTCGTCAGTCCTGCGATACCCGCAAGACCGAGGAGTACAACGACATTGATGTCGGCAACAAGCAGTACGGCGGACACGAAGTTTTGGTTATCTTTGACCGCGTATTTATTCCGAATGATATGATCTTCCTGAATGGCGAGACCGCATTTGCCGGCATGATGGTAGAGCGCTTTGCCGGTTATCATCGTCAGTCTTACGGTGGCTGCAAGGTTGGTGTAGGCGACGTTTTGATTGGCGCTACGCAGCTGGCGGTTGAGATGGCAGGCTGTGCAAAGGCTTCTCACGTTAAGGATAAAATCATCGAGATGACGCACCTGAATGAGACCCTGTATGCCTGCGGCATTGCATGTTCCTCTCAGGGCGCACCGACCAAGTCCGGCAACTATCTGATTGATCTGCTGCTGGCGAACGTCTGCAAGCAGAACGTCACCCGTTTCCCGTATGATATTGCGCGTCTGGCACAGGATCTGGCAGGCGGCCTGATGGTAACCCAGCCGTCCGAGGCAGATTATCGCAATCCGGAGACCCATGATTACATCGAGAAGTATCTGAAGGGCGTTGCTTCTGTTCCGACGGAAGATCGTATGCGTGTACTGCGCCTGATTGAAAACATGACGATGGGTACCGCAGCTGTCGGTTATCTGCCGGAGTCCATGCATGGCGCAGGTTCTCCGCAGGCTCAGCGCATCATGATTGCTCGTCAGGGTAACATTGAGATGAAGAAGAAGCTGGCAAAGGCGATCGCCCGCATCGACTAAGGAGAGTAGTATGAAAAAGGTTCGCGTTGGTTTGGTCGGTCTTGGACCGCTGGGTAAGGTTCACGCAGAAAATTTGATGTACCGAATTCCGAATGCACAGCTGGCAGCTGTTTGCACGCGCACCCAGTCCAAGCTGGATGAAGTGCAGCGCGATTGGGAAACACCGGAAACTTATACGGATTTTGCAGAAATGCTGGACAAAGCACAGTTGGATGCAGTGGCGATTATTTCGCCAACCAATGTACATTTGGAGCATGTTCGCATGGCAGTCGAGAAGGGTCTGCACATCTTTATTGAAAAGCCGACAGGAATGAATGCGGCGGAATGTGCAGAAATCGAACGCTTGGCAGCACAGAACGGGAAAATATTTGCAGTTGGATTTATGCGGCGATTTGATGCATCGTATGCCGATGCTAAACGCCGAATTGAAGCAGGGGAGATTGGCGCACCGATCTTCTTCCGCGGCTACAGCTTAGACCCAATCTGGCAGGGTGAAGCGCAAGTGGCGCGGGCAGAGGCCAACGGCAAGTGGTTTGTCGATATGGGCGTGCATGACTATGATTTGGCACGCTGGCTGCTTGGCGCAGAACCCAAACAGGCATTTGCCTGCGGCGGCGCCTATGTATTTGATGGCTTTGCAAAAAATCATGATGTAGACAATGGATTTTCCCTCGTCAAGTTCGACAACAACGCGGCAGCCTTTTTCTACTGCGGACGCACGGCGCCGCATGGATCTCATGTAGAGAGCGAAATTATCGGCACAAAGGGTACCCTTCGCATCTGTGAATCGCCGCGCAGAGCGCGAGTGACACAGTTCACTGGTCAGGGAGAAGTGCATGAATGCATCGATCATTATCTTGACCGCTGGGGCGAAGCGTACTATCAGGAATTGCAGCAGTTTGTCAATGAAGTACAGGCGGGAGAACAATCGCAGAGTGCTACAGCGGCAGACTGCACGGGTGCCGTCAAGCTGGCAGAGATGATTCTCGAAGCTTATGAGGAACAGTTGGACAAATAATTCAAGACAAAGACAGGAGAACACTATGAACAAGCAAAAATTGCATGATCTGCGTGTGTTTGCAGCGGAAATTCGTCTGGAGACACTGAAGATCATTGGTTCGCGCGGTTTTGGTCATGTCGGCGGCTCGATGTCCATGGCAGATGCCATGGCTGTACTGTACGGCGATGTCATGAACATTGACCCGAAGAACCCGCGCTGGGAAGATCGTGACTGGTTTGTATTGTCCAAGGGACATGGCGGCCCGGTTATGTACGCAACGCTCGGCCTCAAGGGATATTATCCGATGGAATCTGCGTATACGCTGAATCAGCCGGGCACAGATTTTCCGTCCCACACCGACCGCCGCAAGACGGTTGGCGTAGATCTGACCACCGGTTCTCTTGGTCAGGGCATGAGTGAAGCTGTCGGCGCAGCGCTGGGCAGCAAGGTAAAGGGACGCACCAACCATGTATTCGTAGCAGTCGGCGACGGCGAGTGTGATGAAGGCGAAGTTTGGGAGGCAGCACAGTTTGCTGCGCACTACAAGCTCGACAATCTGGTGTGCCTCGTAGACAACAACAAGCGTCAGCTGGACGGTGCAGTAGCAGATGTCATGAGCCATGGCAAGGGCATCGGCGCAAAATTTGATGCATTTGGCTGGCATGTCATTGATGTGCAGGACGGCAACGATGTAGAACAGATTTCCGATGCCATTGCAGAAGCATATACGGTAAAGGGACAGCCGACCTGCTTGATTCTCAATACCGTCAAGGGCAAGGGAGCAACCTTTGCAGAGCCGTCCGGCGCACATTCTTCCCAGCCGACAAAGGAACAGTGGGATGAAGCAATCGCCGCATCGGAAGCACAGCTTGCTGCCATTCGGGCAGAACAGTAAGGAGGAACGAACCAATGAGCTATACTTTGATTGGAAAGCATGAAAAGGACAGCCGCGCAAACCGCGATGGTTATGTTTCTGCTATGCTGGAAATGATGGAAACAAATAAAGATCTCATCCATATTGACTGCGACTTGATGGGCTGCATCAATACCGGAAAGCTGCTGAAAGCCTTTCCGGGACAGACGTTTAATGCTGGCATTGCCGAGCAGAATGCCATGGGCGTAGCTGCTGGCATGGCTGCTACTGGTCTGGATGTATTTATTCACTCGTTCGGCTGCTTTGCTGCACGCCGCATGTTTGATCAGGCATTTTTGGCCGCTGGATATTCCAAGCTGCCGGTACATGTTATCGGTTCTGACCCTGGCGTGTGTGCCGCATTCAACGGCGCAACGCATATGCCGTTTGAGGACTGTGCGCTGTACATGTCTGTGCCGGAATCCGTTGTCATTGATTCCTGCGACTATGCGCAGACCTATGCGCTGACCAAGAAGCTGGCAAAGGTTCCGGGTCTGAGCTATATGCGTTTGATTCGCAAGGGCTTTACCACAGTGTATGCAGACGGCTCGGATTTTGAAATTGGCAAGGGTGTCACCTTGAGAGATGGTACCGATGTTACCATTATTGCATCGGGCATTCTGGTTGATGAGGCACTCAAGGCGGAAGAGCAGCTCGCTGCAAAGGGTGTTTCCGCTCGTGTCATTGATATGCACACGTGGAAGCCGCTGGATGCAGAACTTATCCTCAAGGCTGCAAAGGAAACCGGTGCGATTGTAACGGCTGAAAATCATCAGGTTTCCTGCGGTCTGGGTTCTGCTGTGTCCAATGTACTGACTGATCAGTGCTTGGTTCCGCTGGAACGAATCGGCATTCAGGAGCAGTTTGGTCAGGTAGGCCCGCAGGATTACCTGATGGAGCAGTATCATCTGCTGGCAGCTGACATCGTTGCAGCAGCAGAAAAGGCAATCGCACGCAAGGAGAAGTAAAACCATTCTTTAATCAAGCGTCTCTCTGAATATTTCCTATACATTCTGAATTGGTTTACAGGCAGCGTCCGCATGGACGCTGCCTGTATGCTTTTTATGTAAAACTGGAGCAAAACAAATCGCTGTCCTCTCTTTGGAGAAGGCAGCGATTGTATTATTCCTGCATATTTTTGCGCGATTGCCGATATTTTCCGGGCGGCATACCGACGTATTTATTAAACATGGTGTTGAGATGGCAAATGCTGCTGAATCCCAAGTGATCCGCAATATCTCCGATGGAAACGGTGCTGTCGGCCAGAAGGTTCTGTGCTTCGCCGATGCGGCGTTTCATGACATACTGCATGGGCGGGACGCCAAATTCATTTTTAAACACATGCGATAGATAATACGGATTGATGTGCAGCGATTTGCTGACAACTGCGAGGGTAATCGGTTCGCGGTAATGTGCGTCGAGATACTGCTGTACGCGGTCTGCCGTGGCAGAGGAAGAAGAACGCGGGCGAATGACAGTGTGGCGGCTGCGGCTGAGAATCATTTCGTATGTGAGAAGCAGAAGGGATAAGGATAGACCGTTGCAGGTCTCGTGAAGATTTTTCGTGTCGTAGGACAGCAAATAAATCAAGTGAAACAGCTCGCCGATTTGCGGCGCCAGCATGCCGCAGGATATCACGGGAACGGTTTCTGCATCGCATAGCTGATTTTCAGAAAGCCCCAGAAAGCAAACGTTGGAAATAGCAATGCTGTAAGAACGGCTGCGGCGCGACTCGCTGGGATCCTCACCGTGCAGAACGCCGGCATTGCAGATGACAATATCGCCCTCCTTGACATCGTAAAACTGGTTGTTGACCATGTAGCGCCCCTCTCCGTTGTACACATAATAGAGCTCGAGAAAGTCTTCATGTGTATGAGGGAGAACGGCGTGTTTGGCGCTGTGATCTTCGGTAATTAAGTGGCTGCCGCAAAATTGCGGGATTTTATCACTGCGCAAATGGGTAGATAAAAAACGGTTGGAATTCATCCTGCTGCTCCTTTCTTTCTGTTTTGCTTATTATAGCACGGTCTGTTTGATGGAACTTTCAACATCTTGCGAAAAGATGTTTTGATTTGCAGCCGAAAGACGCAAATAGGATGCAGCTTACTCGCCTGTTTTGCGGAGAATCAAAGAAAAATTCAACAAAACACAACAGACAGAAACAGAACAATCGCTGCCAAAAAAGAAAAATAGCGGATTCTTGTGGTAAAAATCAAAACCGGAAAGCTGAAATCAAATACACAGCGTGCTGTTTCGTTATAAAATTATCAAATAGTGAATTTTTGGCATGATTTTTTTGAAAATAGCGGGATATTGCGCTGGAAAATTGCACAAAGAATTGGAATGCCGGATGGACAGCAAGGATGAAATAGCAAGAATCTGAAATAAAAACGAAAAAATTACGGAAAATCTCGGAAATCCGGCGGGTTTTCACACAATAATCCGATAACGATTTTTTGAAAAATTCCGTATAATAAAGGCATAGTAAAGAATATGGCACGTGAGAAAAATAAATTGTATTATGCAATATTTATTTGCGTGCAAAAACGAAAATGAGATGATCTGATACGATCATGAAGTCACAAGAGAAGGAGAGATTTCTTATGAAAAAGGTACGCATTGGTTTGTTGGGCGCAGGACGCATCGGCAAGCTGCATGGTGAAAATTTGGCGCATTCCGTTCCGGAAGCAGAGCTGTATGCTGTAGCAGATCCGTTTATGAACGATGCAACCCGCGCATGGGCTGCAAATATGGGCATTGAAAAGTGTTACGATGATCCGGAAAAGATTTTCTCCGATCCGACCATCGACGCAGTATTTATTTGCTCTTCCACCAGCACCCACGCAGAGTTTATTATCCGCGCTGCAAAGGCCGGCAAGCATGCATTCTGTGAGAAGCCGATTGATACCAAGCTGGACAAGATTCAGGAAGCTCTGGACGCAGTCAAGGAAGCCGGCATCAAGCTGCAGGTAGGCTTTGTTCGCCGCTTCGATCA contains:
- a CDS encoding Gfo/Idh/MocA family oxidoreductase yields the protein MKKVRVGLVGLGPLGKVHAENLMYRIPNAQLAAVCTRTQSKLDEVQRDWETPETYTDFAEMLDKAQLDAVAIISPTNVHLEHVRMAVEKGLHIFIEKPTGMNAAECAEIERLAAQNGKIFAVGFMRRFDASYADAKRRIEAGEIGAPIFFRGYSLDPIWQGEAQVARAEANGKWFVDMGVHDYDLARWLLGAEPKQAFACGGAYVFDGFAKNHDVDNGFSLVKFDNNAAAFFYCGRTAPHGSHVESEIIGTKGTLRICESPRRARVTQFTGQGEVHECIDHYLDRWGEAYYQELQQFVNEVQAGEQSQSATAADCTGAVKLAEMILEAYEEQLDK
- a CDS encoding transketolase, with the protein product MNKQKLHDLRVFAAEIRLETLKIIGSRGFGHVGGSMSMADAMAVLYGDVMNIDPKNPRWEDRDWFVLSKGHGGPVMYATLGLKGYYPMESAYTLNQPGTDFPSHTDRRKTVGVDLTTGSLGQGMSEAVGAALGSKVKGRTNHVFVAVGDGECDEGEVWEAAQFAAHYKLDNLVCLVDNNKRQLDGAVADVMSHGKGIGAKFDAFGWHVIDVQDGNDVEQISDAIAEAYTVKGQPTCLILNTVKGKGATFAEPSGAHSSQPTKEQWDEAIAASEAQLAAIRAEQ
- a CDS encoding transketolase family protein is translated as MSYTLIGKHEKDSRANRDGYVSAMLEMMETNKDLIHIDCDLMGCINTGKLLKAFPGQTFNAGIAEQNAMGVAAGMAATGLDVFIHSFGCFAARRMFDQAFLAAGYSKLPVHVIGSDPGVCAAFNGATHMPFEDCALYMSVPESVVIDSCDYAQTYALTKKLAKVPGLSYMRLIRKGFTTVYADGSDFEIGKGVTLRDGTDVTIIASGILVDEALKAEEQLAAKGVSARVIDMHTWKPLDAELILKAAKETGAIVTAENHQVSCGLGSAVSNVLTDQCLVPLERIGIQEQFGQVGPQDYLMEQYHLLAADIVAAAEKAIARKEK
- a CDS encoding acetyl-CoA hydrolase/transferase family protein, which translates into the protein MDWRTYYKEHTMKPEDAVSVIKDGDRVVFGHAVGEPIIFQRTMAQMAQQFHNVEVAHMVYLGSGEYLQPGMEDHFRHNALFVGGPARKAIAENRADYTPAFFSDVPHMFRNGELPVDVFAFTCSPPDERGYVSIGLSCDYGWQAAKSAKTVIAEVNPNMPRTFGESFIHVTDIDGFLLSWEPLPEAKPPRITEEDKKIGKYIADLVHDGDCLQLGIGAVPDAVCSFLGDKKNLGLHSEMFSDGVLPLFEKGVINGSCKQRDVGRACVTFLMGSRKLYDFVNNNPMIQMMPVDVCNNPAIISQNDNVVSINSCVQVDLQGQVCAEAIGLKQISGIGGQMDFVRGANLSKGGRSIIALHSTTKDESESKIVTTITTGGPVTTSRCDVNYIVTEYGVAQLRGQTLRERAKRLIAIAHPKFRAELAEEYAKRFGETLEV
- a CDS encoding 4-hydroxyphenylacetate 3-hydroxylase family protein — encoded protein: MMTKEQYIESLRKLHLKLYRFGKRVENVVDDPIVRPSLNSFATTYELAEDPQYEDLMTATSNLTGKKVNRFTHLHQSTDDLIKKVKMQRLLGQKTAACFQRCVGMDAANAVYSTTYETDEACGTKYHENFKKFWTMVQDEDLAVDGAMTDVKGDRGLSPSKQADPDLFLHVVERTPDGVYVTGAKAHQTGYLNSHYVLVMPTISMREGDEDYAVSFACPTDAEGITLILGRQSCDTRKTEEYNDIDVGNKQYGGHEVLVIFDRVFIPNDMIFLNGETAFAGMMVERFAGYHRQSYGGCKVGVGDVLIGATQLAVEMAGCAKASHVKDKIIEMTHLNETLYACGIACSSQGAPTKSGNYLIDLLLANVCKQNVTRFPYDIARLAQDLAGGLMVTQPSEADYRNPETHDYIEKYLKGVASVPTEDRMRVLRLIENMTMGTAAVGYLPESMHGAGSPQAQRIMIARQGNIEMKKKLAKAIARID
- a CDS encoding helix-turn-helix domain-containing protein; the encoded protein is MNSNRFLSTHLRSDKIPQFCGSHLITEDHSAKHAVLPHTHEDFLELYYVYNGEGRYMVNNQFYDVKEGDIVICNAGVLHGEDPSESRRSRSYSIAISNVCFLGLSENQLCDAETVPVISCGMLAPQIGELFHLIYLLSYDTKNLHETCNGLSLSLLLLTYEMILSRSRHTVIRPRSSSSATADRVQQYLDAHYREPITLAVVSKSLHINPYYLSHVFKNEFGVPPMQYVMKRRIGEAQNLLADSTVSIGDIADHLGFSSICHLNTMFNKYVGMPPGKYRQSRKNMQE
- a CDS encoding HAD family hydrolase — protein: MKQGAIFDMDGLLFDTERMYRDSWKQSAQQFGLVHNPDFPRAVCGSSGAHMREIILQYYPQVDAKAFADDCILRVERELETHVPEKTGVRDILQYFKQHGVRVAVASSSKRATVLHNLKQADILSYFDAVVSGDQVTHGKPAPDIFLFAAQQIGCEPENCYVFEDGTNGIRAGAAAGCTTIMIPDLTPPNEQLEQLCAGIYPSLSDAMNAIADNEI